Below is a genomic region from Actinomycetota bacterium.
GTGTCTTGCCCACAGGAACGAAGATCTGAGCCCCGCGGTCATCGGTTCCGGCACTCTCGAAGACAGGCGAGCCGTCCGGGCTTTCCGGCGTCGTGAACTCGGTAGGCAGGGTAGGCCAGACGCCAAACATGTCGATTGGCGAGGATCGCAGCGCGTAGAGGTTTCGGTCGAGCGTGCGGGTGACAAGCCTTGCCTCGTAGGCACCGTCCTCGGCGGCGACGAACAAGATCGTATTGTCCTCGCTTGAGATGTGTACGCCTCGAGCCGCGATCTGTTCCGATCCAAGATCACTCATAATCGTCTCGGTTGGATCACCCGCGGGAGGTCGCGCGCGGCGCTCGTCTACCTCGTAGACAAATCCGTTGAAGACGATGAATCTCCCGCCATTGGCAGGCGCCTGTGCACGCTCAGGTTGAATTTCGGCAGGCTCGCCGTTTGCCGGTGGGACGACAGGCTGATCGTAGAACATATCGGCTTGAAGTGTCGTCGCGTTTTCCGCCACTGGCGTCGGCGGCTCAAGGAGATAGTTCACGCCGACGATCGTTCCGGCCGCCGCGATAACGACGATGGAGGCAGCCGCTCCTACCCAGGCTAAAGCGCCTTTCCCCTGCAGTATTCGCTGCGCCTCGCCAACCCATCCTGGGCTGATGTCTTTCGTTGTACTCCCGCCGCCGACATCTCTGGCGGCGATCCCGTCGCTTGCATCTCCGGCGGCGATCCCGTCGCTTGCATCTCCGGCGGCTGATTGCTCCTGCGCGGCCGAAGCAGACGTGGCGATCTCTCTGATCGCGGCGACGGTGGCGGCAACAGCGCTTTCAGTCGGCTGAGGCCCAGAAAGATTGCGGATACTCGCGAGTCCCCTGACAAAGCTCGTGCACGAAGCACACTCGGAGCAGTGCGCTTTCGCCAACCGGACGTCCTCGGCGGAAAGCACCTCGCCGTCGGAGGCCGCGGAGACGATCTCTTGCGCTTTTATGCATTCGGGGCTGTTCATGATCGGTCTTTCGTAAGTCCCAGGACGGACAGTAGCGTTCGGCGTGCTCTAAAAACACGCGATTTGACGGTGCCTACCGGCACATTTAGCGCATCGGCAGCCTCAGCGTAGTTCATGCCGAAAAGCGTTACCGCCGAGAGAGCCTCGCGATCCTCGGGTGAAAGCGCCCGCATCGCGTCTTCGAGCGTGACGCTCTCTATCACTCCGGGCGCATGGTCGGCCTCGACAAGCGCAAGCATATCGACCGGATCGACAGGAAGCGGTCGTCTTTTCGCCGAGCGCAGCATGTCCAGGCACGTGGTGCGCGTCACCCTGAAGAGCCACGTGGAAAACGCCGACTGGCCGTTGAATCCGGCAAGCGAGCGGTACACCTTGATAAACACCTCCTGCAAAACGTCCTCGGCAGCTTGCTTCTCGCCAAAAAACCGCATCGCGTGAGCGTAAACCGCCGAGGAGTGGGCCCGGACGAGGGACTCGAAAGCGTCAATGTCGCCTGTCTGAGCAGCCTCGACCAGCTTCGTCTCTTCGAGGCGGTCCAAGGTCATCGGGGTCCTTTCGTATATGTCAGACGTAACTCGAGAAAGGTTGGTTCGAATATCGGCAAAATTATCACTTCTGCTGAGTGTAAGGATACCGCAGTTGTGATCTCCTGCTACTATGTGCCAATGACCTCGTTTCAATTCACGGTGCATGCCGCCGATACAAGCACTTTTGCGCGCAGCGGAACACTTTTGACCCCACACGGGCCGGTGCAGACACCGGTTTTTATGCCCGTAGGCACAAAGGCGACTGTCAAGGGTGTGACGACTCCGCAGTTAGCCGATTTAGGTGCGCAGGTACTTCTGGCCAACGCCTATCACCTCTATCTTCGGCCGGGACTCGAGATAGTTGAAGGCGCGGGCGGCTTGCATACGTTCATGAACTGGAAGGGACCCATCCTTACCGACTCCGGAGGCTTTCAGGTGTTTTCGATCGCCGATACGCTGGAGGTCGATGACGACGGTGTTACCTTCCGCAGCATCGTTGATGGCACTTTGCACAGGTGGACCCCCGAGGACAACATGCGCGTTCAGGAGCGTCTCGGCGCGGATATCATCATGCAGCTCGATCAGTGCCCGCCGTATCCGGCAACAGAAAGCCTGGTTGAAACTGCCGTCAGGCGAAGTCTGGAGTGGGCGCAGAGATGCAAGTTGGCTCATAGCCGAGACGATCAGGCCCTCTTCGGTATCGTGCAGGGCGGCGTCTTCCGGCATCTGCGTGAAGAGAGTGCGTCGCGCCTCGTTCAGATCGGGTTTCCCGGTTACGGCATCGGAGGGTATTCGGTGGGCGAGCCGCACGATCTCATGCTTGATTCTCTCGCGCCACTTCACGGCATTCTGCCCAAAGACAAACCGCGTTACCTGATGGGGGTCGGGAGTCCGACCTCTATGCTCCAGGCTATCGGTTTAGGTATCGACATGTTCGATTGCGTTTTGCCGACGCGAACGGCAAGGACAGGCACGGCATTCTCCTCGACCGGGAGAATGAATCTCAGGAACGCGAAGTACAAAAGTGATTTCGGCCCGCTGGACCCGCAGTGCGCATGTCCGACTTGCGAGGGATATTCAAGGGCTTACCTGCGGCACCTCGTTCTTTCAAAGGAGATGCTCGGCTCGATACTCCTTTCCATTCACAACCTGGCGTTTCTGACGAATCTCACTGTCGAGGCGCGCGCGGCCATAGAGCGCGGCGAGTATGGTGCATTTTTGCAGCGATGGCTCGAAGGCCCCGGTGCGGATGATTATTAATTTCTCGGCTCAGATTTGCCCATAGTGAGTTTTCGGTAGTGTATTATGGCAACCGCAAACATTGACTGATTGTCCGGAGGTCTAACAAGTGCAAGGAACTATAAGCATCATATACATTGTTATCTTGATCGCCGCGTTCTATCTGCTTATCATCCGGCCGCAACAGGTCAGGAACAAGCAGATGCGCGAGCTGATAGCTTCGCTTTCCGAGGGCGATCGCGTGGTCACGATCGGTGGACTTCGAGGCACCGTCGTAACCTTGAAAGACGAGACTGTCGTCCTGAGGGTCCTTGATGGCTCTGAGCTCGAGTTCGAAAAAGCTGCGATCGCCAAGATCCTGGTAGACATTCCTCCCCTCGGCGAGTCCTCAAATGACGATCCCGGTAAGAAATAATGGCATGTGATTAGCGGGTATCTAGTCAAGCTGACTTATTCACGGAAGAGACGGCAATGAATCTAAGGCAGTTCAACGCCCTTGCGGTTGTAATCGTGATCGTTCTGGTCGCGGTTTCGTGGTACCTGTTTTGGCCTGCGGATGAAAAGATAACCCAGGGGCTGGACATACAGGGTGGGCTTTCTGTGATTTTGACAGCACAGGAGACGACCGCGACACCCGTTACCGATGCTGTAATGGACCGCGCGGAGTTTATCGTGCGCAACAGGGTCGACAGGCTCGGTGCCGCCGAGGCCTCGATCCAGCGTCAAGGCGCCTCGTCGATACTCGTGCAGTTGCCGGGAATCGGTAATGCCGAGGAGGCCCTTGCTGTGCTCGGCGCTACAGGGCAGCTTGAGATTCGTGACGTGCCGAGTGTCGATGCAACCGGAGCTCCAGTGCTCGGCGAGGTTCTGCTGAGAGGTGATGTTATCACCGGCGCCTCTATCAGCACGGACCAGTTTGGCAACTATTCGGTCGATGTGTCTTTTAGTCCAGAAGGTACGCAAAGATGGGCGGAGATCACCACTGCGCGGGTTGGGCGTCAGATCGCGATTGTGCTCGATGGCGTGGTCCAGTCCGCTCCTGTGGTGCAAGAGCCGATACTGGGCGGGCAGACATCCATCACCGGGGACTTTACTGTCGAAGAAGCGACGCAGCTTCGGACTGTGCTCGAAACAGGCGCTTTGCCCGTGACACTTGAGTTTTCCGAGGCCAGAGCTGTCGGTCCGACTCTCGGACAGGAATCTTTGGATCGTGGGCTCTATGCCATTCTGGCCGGACTGGCCATGGTCAGCATATATCTTCTCGCTTTCTATCGCCTGCTCGGTGTGTTGTCACTGCTCTCTCTCTTTGTCTTCGCCTCGATTTTCCTCGCCGTCCTTGCCGTGCTCTCGACCCTTGGCTGGTTTGCCCTCTCGTTACCCGGAATCGCTGGGGTTGTGCTGACCATCGGATTGGCGGCCGACTCGTCGATATTGATGAACGAGCGCTTCAAGGAAGAGGTCGCCTCAGGCAAGACGATCCGCAGCGCCGCCAAGTCTTCCACCCGGCACGCGATTGGCACTTCAGTCGACGCCGATCTGGTCACCATGGTCTCGGCGCTCGTCCTTTACCTTGTCGCCATCGGGCCGGTCCGCGGTTTCGCACTG
It encodes:
- a CDS encoding RNA polymerase sigma factor, with protein sequence MTLDRLEETKLVEAAQTGDIDAFESLVRAHSSAVYAHAMRFFGEKQAAEDVLQEVFIKVYRSLAGFNGQSAFSTWLFRVTRTTCLDMLRSAKRRPLPVDPVDMLALVEADHAPGVIESVTLEDAMRALSPEDREALSAVTLFGMNYAEAADALNVPVGTVKSRVFRARRTLLSVLGLTKDRS
- the tgt gene encoding tRNA guanosine(34) transglycosylase Tgt; translated protein: MTSFQFTVHAADTSTFARSGTLLTPHGPVQTPVFMPVGTKATVKGVTTPQLADLGAQVLLANAYHLYLRPGLEIVEGAGGLHTFMNWKGPILTDSGGFQVFSIADTLEVDDDGVTFRSIVDGTLHRWTPEDNMRVQERLGADIIMQLDQCPPYPATESLVETAVRRSLEWAQRCKLAHSRDDQALFGIVQGGVFRHLREESASRLVQIGFPGYGIGGYSVGEPHDLMLDSLAPLHGILPKDKPRYLMGVGSPTSMLQAIGLGIDMFDCVLPTRTARTGTAFSSTGRMNLRNAKYKSDFGPLDPQCACPTCEGYSRAYLRHLVLSKEMLGSILLSIHNLAFLTNLTVEARAAIERGEYGAFLQRWLEGPGADDY
- the yajC gene encoding preprotein translocase subunit YajC yields the protein MQGTISIIYIVILIAAFYLLIIRPQQVRNKQMRELIASLSEGDRVVTIGGLRGTVVTLKDETVVLRVLDGSELEFEKAAIAKILVDIPPLGESSNDDPGKK
- the secD gene encoding protein translocase subunit SecD; its protein translation is MNLRQFNALAVVIVIVLVAVSWYLFWPADEKITQGLDIQGGLSVILTAQETTATPVTDAVMDRAEFIVRNRVDRLGAAEASIQRQGASSILVQLPGIGNAEEALAVLGATGQLEIRDVPSVDATGAPVLGEVLLRGDVITGASISTDQFGNYSVDVSFSPEGTQRWAEITTARVGRQIAIVLDGVVQSAPVVQEPILGGQTSITGDFTVEEATQLRTVLETGALPVTLEFSEARAVGPTLGQESLDRGLYAILAGLAMVSIYLLAFYRLLGVLSLLSLFVFASIFLAVLAVLSTLGWFALSLPGIAGVVLTIGLAADSSILMNERFKEEVASGKTIRSAAKSSTRHAIGTSVDADLVTMVSALVLYLVAIGPVRGFALTLMIGILCDLIGMFLLKRPLIMILAENVMAKAPRWFALPKGSTNA